Proteins encoded by one window of Lathyrus oleraceus cultivar Zhongwan6 chromosome 1, CAAS_Psat_ZW6_1.0, whole genome shotgun sequence:
- the LOC127123154 gene encoding wax ester synthase/diacylglycerol acyltransferase 4: MEGFDEEIEEPVSPTGQYLNSSSLCVSILGILESEIPIDDHQTLSLLQNMFLPINTRFSSIMVNDQNGEKKWKKVEVNLQEHVYIPKFPSTNSSLYDENLEDYMSKISMEHLPQHRPLWEIHIIKYPTKNAAGTIVFKLHHALGDGYSLMGALLSCLERYDNPSLPFTLPSSQRPKLVFNSKPFFKRSILFPSIFLSKIFNTVSDFGWSMLKSSLVEDDVTPIRSCADDIKLREITISSVNFSMDRIKEVKSRLGVSTNDVIAGLIFYGIRLYMAQMNQESSKHKSTALVLLNTRNIGGYKSIKEMVEIKKKTQSSVWGNQFAFLHVPIPELSGKNIENPIEFIWEAQKEINRKKNSLATPLTGMVLNMVKKLRGPEASARFVYNTLRNSSATISNIIGPVEQMALANHPIKGLYFMVVGPPESLTITVTSYMGKLRIAFGLEKDFIDKQKFMSCIETSLEMMITASRKISK, translated from the exons ATGGAAGGttttgatgaagaaattgaagaGCCAGTGAGTCCTACAGGCCAATATTTGAATAGCTCTTCTCTTTGTGTCAGCATTTTAGGTATCTTAGAATCTGAGATTCCAATTGATGATCATCAAACTTTGTCTCTTCTTCAAAATATGTTCCTTCCTATCAACACACGTTTCTCTTCCATCATG GTTAATGACCAAAATGGAGAGAAGAAATGGAAGAAAGTTGAAGTCAATCTACAAGAACATGTATACATTCCAAAATTTCCATCAACCAATTCATCACTCTATGATGAAAATCTTGAAGATTATATGTCCAAAATATCAATGGAACACTTACCTCAACATAGACCACTTTGGGAAATTCACATTATCAAATATCCAACAAAAAATGCAGCTGGAACCATAGTATTCAAACTTCATCATGCTCTTGGAGATGGTTACTCTTTAATGGGAGCTCTTCTTTCTTGTTTAGAAAGATACGATAATCCTTCTCTTCCATTCACATTACCGTCGAGTCAAAGACCTAAATTGGTTTTTAATTCGAAACCATTTTTTAAAAGATCAATATTGTTTCCATCAATATTTTTGTCTAAGATTTTTAATACTGTTTCTGATTTTGGATGGAGTATGTTGAAAAGTAGTTTGGTTGAAGATGATGTTACACCTATTAGGTCTTGTGCTGATGATATTAAGCTGAGGGAAATTACTATCTCAAGTGTGAATTTCTCTATGGATCGCATCAAAGAAGTTAAATCAAGACTTGGAGTG AGCACAAATGATGTGATAGCTGGCTTAATTTTCTATGGAATTAGATTATACATGGCCCAAATGAATCAAGAATCAAGCAAACACAAATCAACAGCATTGGTATTACTAAACACAAGAAACATTGGAGGTTACAAATCAATTAAGGAGATGGTTGAGATTAAGAAAAAAACTCAAAGTTCTGTTTGGGGAAAtcaatttgcatttttgcatgtTCCAATTCCAGAACTAAGTGGTAAAAATATTGAAAATCCAATTGAATTTATTTGGGAAGCTCAAAAAGAAATTAATAGGAAGAAAAATTCTTTGGCCACACCTCTTACTGGCATGGTTTTAAATATGGTGAAGAAATTGAGAGGCCCTGAG GCTTCAGCTAGATTTGTATACAACACTTTGAGAAATTCAAGTGCAACAATTTCAAACATAATTGGACCAGTGGAGCAAATGGCTTTAGCTAACCATCCAATTAAGGGTTTATACTTTATGGTTGTAGGTCCCCCAGAG AGTTTAACTATAACGGTGACAAGCTATATGGGAAAGTTGAGAATTGCATTTGGATTGGAGAAAGATTTCATTGACAAACAAAAATTCATGTCATGCATTGAGACTTCTCTTGAGATGATGATTACAGCATCAAGAAAGATTTCTAAATAA